AGCCTTTTGTTTTTGGTCATCTGTTCCTCCTAGAGTCCTAGTAGTCTAATAATAGTCTACCATGGACAATGGAGCAGAGACACCGTTCAAGAAGAGAAACTTACCAGAGAGGGGGAGATTTTGTGAATTTTCGCGTTGGGCACGCGCAGGACTTGAGCAAAGCCACGGGTTGCACCGTTGTAATTTTCCCTGAGGGAGCTGTTGCCTCCTGTGATGTAAGGGGCGGAGCCCCTGCTACCAGAGAGACGGATCTTTTGGATCCTAGTTGTTTGGTGGACAAGATTGATGCTATTTTGCTTGCTGGTGGTAGCGCCTTTGGGTTAGCCGCAGCTGACGGAGTAATGTCATGGTGCCTTGAAAACAACATGGGTTTCGATACAGGTTTTGGTTTGGTTCCTATAGTTTTAGCTTCTTGCATTTTCGATTTCAGCGTGGGAGAAAAGTTGTCTTGGCCAGATCGGGAAATGGGGATTGAAGCCTGTAGGAACGCGCAAGATCCATTCAAACTTCCCATGGGAAATTGGGGTGCAGGAACTGGGGCTACCGTGGGAAAGTACTTAGGTCTCCATAGAGCCATGAAATCTGGTGTGGGATGGCATGTAACTAGAAAAGGAAAAATTAAGGTGTATGCTTTGGCTGTGGTTAACTCCTTCGGTGGAGTTGTTGACCCAAATGGGGCCCTTTTGGCTGGTGCGCTGAACGAAGCTGGATACTTGGTTCCATGTGACAACTTCGGGGAGGAAGATAAAAGTTCTCTACTTTGGGGGCAGAACACTACCTTGTCGGTGATTGTAACTAATGCCAAACTTTCCAAGGCGGATTGCAAGCGTGTTTCCATTATGGCTCACGATGGTATGGCAAGAGCTATATCACCTGTTCATACACCTTTCGATGGAGATGTGGTCTTTTGTGCCTCAACGGGAGGGGAGAATAGCTCCGTCTTGGGCGTAGGAATTATGGCAGCAGAAGCGTTATCGGAAGCCATAAGAAACGGAGTTAAGTTTGCACAAAGCGCCTATGGTTTCAAAGGTAATAGCCTAGCGGGTGTTGATTAAGCAATATGACGGATGCCAAAGGATAATTTTTGACATATAAAAAGAGCAGGGGGGATAGCCGTGACTATAAGAGTGTTTTTGGCGGACGATCACCCTATGACTAGGGCAGGTTTAAGGGATTACATAAAAAGAGAAGAAGATTTTGAATTGGTGGGTGAGGCAGAAGATGGAGAGGAAGCTTTTAAAGGGATAAAAGAAAAGCAACCAGACATAGCGCTGCTAGATATAAGAATGCCTAAAGAAAACGGTGTGGCGCTGACTCGGCGACTGGCTGCTGAGGGACTTGAAACAAAAGTGATAATTTTGACCTCCTATGATGCAAAACAGTACGTAATTTCCTCTCTACGTGCCGGTGCCAAGGGTTTCGTGCTCAAGACGGCGAGCCCGGAAGAGTTGGCGAAGGCCATACGAACGGTAGCCTCTGGCAAGTTGTACTTGGATGCTGAGGTTTCTTCTTCGGTCCATGACGACTTTTCGCCTGAACCTTTATCGAACCGAGAAAGGGAGGTGCTTTTGAAGGCAGCAAAGGGGCTTTCCAGCAAGGAGATAGCGTCAGAGTTGTATATAAGCGAAAGGACCGTGCACGCTCACCTCGCATCCATCTATGATAAGCTTGGAGCAAAGAACAAGACGGAGGCCATGCTGCTTGCACTGAAATATGGTGTGGTGGCCTTGGAGGAACTCATAGAATGAAAAAACACCTTTTGATTTTATTGACTGTCGCTATACTGCTTCCGTCTTTTGCAGCTCTTTTTGTGGCAGGGTTGGGGATAGTTCAACATAGAAGAGCGATGGAGATGGTCGCAGAATCGTACGTTAAGGACATAGCGCAGAGTGTCGCCACTCAGATTGAATTTGACTGGGGAAGCCGATTCAGCATGGCGCGGCTTCACACCATGGCAAAATTCCACTGGTTGGCCTTCAATGTCTCTATTCCAGGATGGTTGGCCATAATTGATTCCGAAGGTCGCATATTAGTTTCCACTGCAGGGGCTGAGATACTATCATCGCTGTGGAACAGGGAAATTCCCGTAGAGACGGCATTGGAGCTTGAGAGCCCTGAAGGAGAGCGTTTTACCCTTGCTGTCTATCCTGCGGGAACTACAGGGTGGTTCGTGGTTGCTGCAGTATCTTGGGATAAACTGATGGGGCCAATGATCAAGTTCAATAGATGGCCACTTCTTGTGGGGCTCATAGGATTGTTGGGTCTCTTATCCGTATATGCTCTATGGAAGTGGTTGGTTGCCCCGTTGAGAAATCTTTCTCATGAAGTGTCAACATTGAGATGGGGGTCGGATCTGCCGGAAAAAGAGGACCCCATGGCAGTGTTTGAGGTAGACCGTCTCCGAAAGGTCATCTATCATTTGGCCCAATCAGCTATAGATAGAGCACAGTTAATGAAAAGGTATGTCAGTGATATCGTTAAAGTTCAAGAAGAGGAGAAGAGCCGTTTGGCGAGAGAGATACACGATGGCCCCCTTCAGGAAGTAACAGCTTTGATGCAGCAGATAAGATTAGCAAGGATGGAGCTTGAGGGGCATGAAGAAAGCATGAAGAGGTTGCTATTGGCGGAGGAAGAGGCACAAGTAGCGGTGAGGGACTTGCGGGCCTTATGTGATGAACTATCACCACCATGGTTGGAGCTGGGGCTTAAAGAGGCTTTGGAGGAATTGGCCGAAAGGATATCCAAACACTTTAACGTCACGATCCAAGTGGAAGTCCATAGGGGGATCTGTCTTTCTAAGGATGTGAGCTTAGCTTTTTTTAGAGTGGTTCAGGAAGCTATACACAACTCCTACCGCCATGGTAAGGCTACAAAGGTGAACGTGAAAGTTTATGAAAGCGAGGGTTATGTTTTCTTGGAGGTTTATGACAACGGTATAGGATTTAACCCGAGCTTGGATGTGGAGGCGTTGAGGCTTAGCGGACATAGAGGATTGGCCAATATGAGTGAAAGAATGAGCCTTATTGGAGGAAGCTTTGAGGTGTTTTCGGAAGAAGGGAAAGGGACCACCGTGCTGTGCAAGGTGTCCGCTACTTGCGCTTTTGCCTGAAATGTCCACCCCATACACCTTTTACATCAGATACGAAAACTACGCCTGAGTTGCCTGTGATACCGTATAGATGCTGTATTTCATCCCTGCGGCACAGCACCTTTAAAATCAACCTTCTACCCTCTCTGCCCGAGCCATAAAGGACGGTGGTGCCGAAGCCTTCGTTTCTCAACCGCTGGACCAGTTGGGAGGCTTCCTCCGTGTCTGCAATTATTATTTCTATAAGGACAAAGGAGCTTAAAAATTTTTCTTCAAGGGTGACTCCCAGGAAGTTCCCAGCTGCGTAGCCGCCAGCGTAGGCTATTATCTGCTCTGGCTCAGATATTCCGCTTTTCAATATATATCCCAATGCAATAAGATATATGGCAGATTCGAAAAAGGCCGTTATGGAGGCTTGAACCTTCTTTCCTCTGACCAGTAGCAAGATTCTGAACGTCCCAAGGGGGACATCCAGGAGCCTGGAGCAGAAGATGAGCAAAGGTCCTACAATGTCCATTAAGATCGCCTCCTCGAGCTTGAAATTTTTAGCAGCGGTAGTGCTTGAGCTGCTTTTAGCGTACTAATTCATTTTAGTATAGAATATGACATATGAATAGGGCTTTAATAAGCGATGATATGGAAGAAAGGGAGGGAAGCCTGCTTTCGGGCGCAGAGATGAGACTTAGAATACTTGGTGCAGCACAAGAGGTTACAGGGTCCAACTATCTCTTGGAGGTTGATGGGAGGAGAGTTTTGGTGGACTGCGGTCTTTACCAAGGTGCAAACTCTGGAGATAATCACGTTCCGCTGGATTACGATCCTTCGACGATAGATGCAGTACTTTTGACCCATGCTCACTTGGATCACACTGGCAAAGTTCCCCTATTGGTCAAGCAGGGTTACAAAGGACCGGTCTATGGAACGAGACCTACTTTGGAACTTTGCGATATCCTGTGGAGGGATGCTGCACATATCCAAAAAGAGGACGCCGAATGGCAGAGTAGGAAAAACATGCGCAAGGGGCTTCCGCCTGTAGAACCTTTATACACCCTGGAGGATGTGGAACGTTCTTTAGAGCGTCTAAGGTCCGTAGGATACGATGACGTAGTGGAGATAGTCGATGGTCTGAAGGTGCGATTCAGGGACGCTGGCCATATTTTGGGCAGTGCGATTTTGGAAGTGTGGCTCAACGAGGGTGACGAAGAAGTAAAGGTGGTATTTTCAGGGGACCTTGGCCCACAGGAGACGGTCATGGAGGCCAATCCAGCGGTCGTGGAGGATGCAGATTTCGTAGTGATAGAGTCTACGTACGGGAACAGAAACCATAAAACCAACCTGGAGAGCAGAGAAGAGTTTCGACAGACCATGAAGGAGATGCTGAAAGACCACGGTAAGGTCCTGATACCTACTTTCGTCGTGGATAGGGCCCAAAGGGTTCTATACGAACTGAAGCTTATGCAACAGGAGGGAATACTCCCGGATAACGTGCCGATATATTTTGATTCCCCCATGGGAATGAAGACTACCGCGGTTTACAGTGAGCATATATCTCTCCTTTCCGCTGAGATTCAGGAAGAAGCAAGGCAAGGACGGGATCCTTTTACGCCCAAACAACTTCATATCGTGGAGAGTGTGGACGAATCGAAGGCCATAAACAACATTAAACATGCCATAGTGCTTGCAGGCAGCGGTATGTGTAACGGAGGCAGGATAGTTCATCATCTGAAGAACAATCTTTTCAGGGAGAACGCTCACGTAGTATTCGTAGGTTATCAAGCCAAGGGAACATTGGGCAGAAGGCTAATAGATGGCAGCAAAGTAGTAAGAGTCGCAGGAGAAGAGGTCTCCGTAAAGGCAAAACTACACACTATAAATGGTTTTTCGGCCCATGCGGACAGGAGCGACCTTTTAGCTTGGGCCAAGAACTTCAAGACCAACCCTTTATTTATTGTCACTCACGGAGAGCCTGAAGCATCAGGTGCACTGGCGGCGTCACTTCAGGAAGAAGGCTTCTCTGCCGTAGTTCCTAAGTTGGGGCAAGAATTTGTTCTGTCCAAGGCGAAGGAGGTTGTTTCAGTTCAGGAGGTGCCTCCTGTCTTCGGCCAGGAGACCTTTGAGGACAGGCTAGCACTGGCTTTGGAACAAATAGAGCAAGCTGCAGAAGCTTTAAAGTTGGAAGGAAATATAAGGGATTCGTATGTTATTTCTCTTATAGTTTCTGCGGAGACCTTGCTTAAGACTGCCAGGGAGAAGCTAGAAAACCAAAAGGAGAGGGCGGCCAACAAGTGAGATCAAGAAAAACAGGTCAAAGAGTGAAGAAATTGCTGTTGTTCTTGTTGGTTGCGATTTTTTTCTCTTCCATGTCTGGAAGGTGCACGGCAGAAGAGGTGAGCTGGGAAGAGGCCTGGCGCATTATTACCGATAAAAGCCCATCTTTGAAAGCGACTCTCTACGCTGTGGAGGTTGCCAAAGCATCTTTGAAGTTAGCAGGTGCAGGTAAGAGGATCAGCGCTGATCTGGCTGTCACTGAGGCCATGCTTGAAGGAGCGTCGGATTCTTTTGTGGGTGGGATTACCCTCAGTTATTCATTGAACCTTGCGGGCAAGGAGGAACTTGAGATAGCCTCAGCGAGGATAGCCTATGAGGAAGCCCTATTGGCCTATAGGATTTCCCAGCTTCAACTTTTCAGAAATGCATCCTTTGCCTATTGGAACGCGGTTGCAGCGAATGCGGCGCTGAGGGCGGCCGAGGAAGAAATAAAGAAGAGAGAGGCGTTCTTGAAGGACGCAAAGCTGCGCTACGAACAAGGTGTCGTTCCTCAACTTGATGTTTTAAGGGCTGAAAGTGCTCTCGCGGAGGCAAAAGCCAGCTATGCTTCCAAGCGAGCCATTCGGGAAAACTATTATGCTATGCTCAAGGGGCTTGCGGGTTGGACTGATATAGAACCTTTGAAAGAGGCCTTCGAAAAGGTTGAGGTCCCAATAAGAGAGCAAGCTCCTAACTATTCTGGAGTCGTAGAACGTCATCCGTCCGTTGCCCTGCAGTCTCTCAAAGTCGCAAGGAACGAGATCTTGGTGAAATTGGCAAAATCGGGCATGGCCCCTAAGGTTTCCATATCTGGCACCAGGAACTTGTTCAAGGAAGGCTCCAGCAGTGCTTCTTCCAGCGTTGAAGACAGGTGGAGCGCCCAAGCCACATTGAGCATACCATTGAGCGATGGTGGTAAAACTAAGTGGAGCGTAAGTCAGGCGAAGGCACAGCTGAATATTGCAAGGGCAGAACTCGGTAAAGAGAAAGCAGCTGTCATGGAGGAGCTTTTCTCCGCTTGGGAAGATTATAGGTCTGCATTGGAGGATTTCGCTTCTTCGAAGAAACGATTAGAGTTAGTCGCAAGGGAGAGAGAGATTTCGGTTTTAAGGTACAACGAGGGGCTTTCATCCCAGCTGGATGTTTTGGATGCACAATCTCGCTACGCTGATTCATTGGCAAATTATATAAATGCAAAAAAGAAAGTGCTGGTGTCTTATTCCAGGCTTGACGCTGCAGAAGGACGGTTGCCTTAGGAGGTTCGTTGCATGGAAAGGCGAAAGAAAGCAGTATTAATATGGGTTTCAGTAATAATCTTAGTTATTGGCTACGGGACATGGAAAGTGGCTACAAAACCGAAACAAGCTCCGCCTACTAGTGTGGCCACTATCCACGCTCAAAAGGGAATTCCCGTTACTGCAGAAAAGGCCAGGAGAGGTCCTTGGGAGCACTGGATCAGTCTTTACGGAACGGTCGAATCCTCAAAAGTTGTGCAGATTTCTGCTGATCGGCAGGAATATGTTTTAGCGGTCTTGTGCGATGTTGGTGACCTTTTGTCTCCTGGTGATGCCATGGCAATCTTGGATACCAGGGAAATCAAAGAGAAATACGAGGCTCAGAGGGCCAAGGTCAGAGAGCTTTTGGACAATTACAGGAGATTGCAGTCTTTGAAAAAAGCAGGAGGAGCTAGCGCCCAGGAGGTTGAAAGTGCTCTTTCCGCTTACCTTGACGGGGAAGCTAAGCTGAAGGAGTTGGAAATTGACCTTGATCGCTCTAAGGTGAGCTCTCCAATAGAGGGCATCGTAATGGAGAAGTTCGTGGAACCAGGTGACTTGGCTTCTCCTGGAAAGGTTTTGTTTAAGGTGGCGGACCTTGACTCCTTGGAAGTTCATTTGGTAGCTTCGCCAAAAGATGCACTAAAGCTAGCCAATGCCCACGCTGCAAGGGTTAATACCCCAAAAGGGTGGATTGATGCTTCTGTTAAAAGGGTTGATCCCGTTGCCGATGCCCAAACAGGCTTGCTGAAGGTGATACTTGAAGTGCCTTCTGAGTCTGGACTAAGGCCTGGAGAAACAGTTGAAGGTCAATTAAAGGACGAAAATGTTGCCGAAGCCATATATGTGCCTTACGAGGCGATTCAGCGGCCTGATGAAGGAAAAGCTGCCGTTTTCGTGGTATCGGGGGATGTTGCCGTTCAAAAAGAGGTGGTCTTGGGAGAATCCTTTAACGGCTATGTGCGAATAATTTCAGGACTTGATGGAGACGAAAAAGTGGTGGTAAGAGGTTCAGACAGGCTTTATCCCAACGCGAAGATATGGCTTCAAGGAGAGTAGGGCCATGGGATTGGTGGAAGTTTCTGTAAGAAGGCCCATACTGACGTCTGTAATAATTGTAATTCTTTTGTTTTTGGGTATCTATGCTTTCCTTAATGAAGGTGTGGCCTTGCTGCCCAAGGTTGATATCCCTGTTGTGCTGATAAGGACCACATATAAAGGAGCTAGTCCCCTTGAAGTGGAGAACTTGGTAGTGAAACCCATAGAGGATGCGGTGGCCACGGTCGAGGGAGTCGATGAAATAAACGGATACGCAATTGAAGGAACTGGCTTTGTGGTTGCCCAACTGACTTACGAGACGGATGTGACGCAGGCAACCCTAGATATATCTACGAGGATAAGGTCAATTATAGGCTCTCTTCCCGAAGATGCGGATGAGCCAGTAGTTGAGAAATTTGACATCAACGCTAGACCGTTCATGATAATGGTCGCTGAAAGCAACCTTCCGCCATATATGACTAAAAGCATAGTGGAGGAGCAGATAGCCAAACGAATCACTCAGATCCCAGGGATGGCGAACGTTGACGTTGTTGGTGGGAGGACGAGGGAGATTCATTTGAACGTTTCTCCTAAGGAATTAGTGGCCAGGAATTTAAGTTTGCGAAAGCTTTCTTCCTATGTGGCAGGGAGCAACCTCAATTCCCCCTCCGGACGGATTTCTCAGGGGCTAAAGGAAACATCGGTCCGCGTAGTGGGTGAACCCAAATCTGTTTTGGAGTTGGGGAACATAGGTATTCCTTTGGGAGAGGACAAGGTAGTTCTCCTTAAAGATATTGCGGAGATTGAGGACGGGTTGGCCGAAGAGCGGAGCAAGGCTCGTTACAACGGCAAGCCTGCAATTTTATTGGAGCTCGTGGCAAGACCCAACGCAAACGTGGTTGAGGTCGCCAAGCAGGTAAAAAAAGTCATAAAAGAAGTCGCCCCTGCCTTCAGGGGTAGCATTTCACTGGAAGCAATCTACGATAGCAGCGAGTTTGTTGAAAAAGCGGTAAAAAACGTGATAAGGGACATGACCATAGGGACCGTTCTTACTGCCTTGGTCATCTTTCTTTTCCTGCAGCAATTCGGTGCTACCTTGGCGGTGGCGGTCTCCATGCCGGCGGCAATTATAGCAACGTTTATTCCCATGTTTCTTATGGGCTTCACTTTGAACGTCATGAGCACCTTGGGATTGGCCATATCAGTGGGGGTCTTAGTGAACAATGCTATTTTGGTCTTGGAAAACATTTACCGCTACAGGGACATGGGAGAGACTCCAATAAATGCGTCTATCAAGGGTACAAGGGAGATAGAGGTAGCGGTCCTTTCCACGACTGCCACAAATCTAGGAGTTTTCATTCCTGTGGCTTTCATGGGAGGTATAGTGGGTCAATTTTTCTATCAGTTTGCGTTGACAGTGGTCTTTGCAACATTGTTCTCTCTGTGGGCCGCTTTCACGGTTACTCCTATGGCAGCAGCCAGATTAGGCGGGGTGCATAGGGTCTCCAAACCTGCCATGATTCTCACTGGATGGTGGCAAAAAGTTTACTCCACGATTGAGGATGCTCACCATTATTTGGTTCCACGGTGCGTGCGCCATCCAGTTCGAACGTTGGTGTTCTTTGTTGTGATGCTCGGGGTGGCCCTTTACTTTTCGAGGTATATAGGGTTCCAGTTTTTCCCAAGGGTTGATGAAGGAATAATAACGGTAAGTATAGAGTTGTCCAGCACCGCATCTTTGGATGCAACAGATGAGGTAGTTCAATATGTAGAAAAAACGCTGAAGGAGAAACCCTACGTCAAGTCGGTAAGTTCCAACGTGGGTGGAGGCTCCAGGCTAGGCGGTGCAAATACAGGACAGGTAAGAGCTTACCTCATTGAGGAGGGGCGTAGGCCATCTGCGTTTGCCATAGCTTCCATGCTGCGCAAGGAATTTGCTTCTGTGCCTGATGCCAAGATATCGGTAAATGTCTCCAATGGAAGGGGTGGTGGTAACTCCAAGCCCATACAGATCACCTTGGTTGGTCCAGAGTTGGATGTACTGAACGAAAAATCTCAGGAATTAATAAGGAA
The DNA window shown above is from Thermovirga lienii DSM 17291 and carries:
- a CDS encoding acriflavin resistance protein (PFAM: AcrB/AcrD/AcrF family~TIGRFAM: The (Largely Gram-negative Bacterial) Hydrophobe/Amphiphile Efflux-1 (HAE1) Family~COGs: COG0841 Cation/multidrug efflux pump~InterPro IPR001036~KEGG: aco:Amico_0352 acriflavin resistance protein~PFAM: acriflavin resistance protein~SPTR: Acriflavin resistance protein), which translates into the protein MGLVEVSVRRPILTSVIIVILLFLGIYAFLNEGVALLPKVDIPVVLIRTTYKGASPLEVENLVVKPIEDAVATVEGVDEINGYAIEGTGFVVAQLTYETDVTQATLDISTRIRSIIGSLPEDADEPVVEKFDINARPFMIMVAESNLPPYMTKSIVEEQIAKRITQIPGMANVDVVGGRTREIHLNVSPKELVARNLSLRKLSSYVAGSNLNSPSGRISQGLKETSVRVVGEPKSVLELGNIGIPLGEDKVVLLKDIAEIEDGLAEERSKARYNGKPAILLELVARPNANVVEVAKQVKKVIKEVAPAFRGSISLEAIYDSSEFVEKAVKNVIRDMTIGTVLTALVIFLFLQQFGATLAVAVSMPAAIIATFIPMFLMGFTLNVMSTLGLAISVGVLVNNAILVLENIYRYRDMGETPINASIKGTREIEVAVLSTTATNLGVFIPVAFMGGIVGQFFYQFALTVVFATLFSLWAAFTVTPMAAARLGGVHRVSKPAMILTGWWQKVYSTIEDAHHYLVPRCVRHPVRTLVFFVVMLGVALYFSRYIGFQFFPRVDEGIITVSIELSSTASLDATDEVVQYVEKTLKEKPYVKSVSSNVGGGSRLGGANTGQVRAYLIEEGRRPSAFAIASMLRKEFASVPDAKISVNVSNGRGGGNSKPIQITLVGPELDVLNEKSQELIRKLRGVEGLVDLDSDWEVGRQELRLLPNHFKLAGLGVTLDDVASELRGYISGVKAGVYRERGYEYDILVQLGEQWRDAPSKVEELPLWTPKGFVPLKELVHVKYEKGPTAIYRLDRQRKVTVEGEVAGRSVGEVFRDIQPIVRKIELPQGYRFIYKGEIEDIQENFRRLITAFGMATFLTFLMIAGIIESYLFAFVIMLTVPISIIGVVPALLFTGTTLSIYGLLGLIMLVGLVVNNAIIIVDYAELLRKRGYKPDEAVIEACNVRLRPIIMADVTTLIALLPLAMGMGTGGQYRAPLAIVLIGGLIAGGTMALFLIPPIYNVVWRLKAYVSKGGLL